The following coding sequences are from one Rattus rattus isolate New Zealand chromosome 11, Rrattus_CSIRO_v1, whole genome shotgun sequence window:
- the Spon2 gene encoding spondin-2, producing MENVSFSLGRTLWVFLLAMLGSTAGQPLGGESVCTARPLARYSITFTGKWSQTAFPKQYPLFRPPAQWSSLLGAAHSSDYSMWRKNEYVSNGLRDFAERGEAWALMKEIEAAGEKLQSVHAVFSAPAVPSGTGQTSAELEVHPRHSLVSFVVRIVPSPDWFVGIDSLDLCEGGRWKEQVVLDLYPHDAGTDSGFTFSSPNFATIPQDTVTEITASSPSHPANSFYYPRLKSLPPIAKVTFVRLRQSPRAFAPPSLDLASRGNEIVDSLSVPETPLDCEVSLWSSWGLCGGPCGKLGAKSRTRYVRVQPANNGTPCPELEEEAECAPDNCV from the exons ATGGAAAACGTGAGTTTTTCCCTGGGCAGAACTCTTTGGGTCTTCCTCCTGGCCATGCTAGGCTCCACCGCAGGCCAGCCGCTGGGGGGAGAATCTGTCTGCACAGCCCGGCCTCTGGCTAGATACAGCATCACTTTCACTGGCAAGTGGAGTCAGACAGCATTTCCCAAGCAGTATCCTCTGTTCCGGCCCCCTGCACAGTGGTCCTCTCTGCTGG GGGCAGCACACAGCTCTGACTACAGCATGTGGCGGAAGAATGAGTACGTCAGCAATGGGCTGAGGGACTTCGCTGAGCGTGGTGAGGCCTGGGCACTGATGAAAGAGATCGAGGCGGCAGGAGAGAAGCTCCAGAGTGTGCACGCGGTATTCTCGGCTCCCGCCGTGCCTAGTGGTACCGGGCAGACTTCTGCAGAGTTAGAGGTGCACCCTAGGCACTCGCTG GTGTCCTTCGTGGTACGCATCGTCCCCAGCCCGGACTGGTTTGTGGGCATCGACAGTCTGGACCTGTGCGAGGGAGGCCGCTGGAAGGAGCAGGTGGTCCTTGATCTTTACCCACACGATGCAGGGACAGACAGTGgcttcaccttctcctcccccaacttTGCAACCATCCCACAAGACACAGTGACTGAG ATAACCGCCTCATCGCCCAGCCACCCAGCAAACTCATTCTACTACCCACGCCTCAAGTCCTTGCCTCCCATTGCCAAAGTGACCTTCGTGCGGCTACGGCAGAGTCCCAGAGCCTTTGCCCCACCTTCCCTGGACCTGGCCAGCAGAGGCAATGAAATCGTTGACAGCCTCTCAG TTCCGGAGACACCGCTGGACTGTGAAGTTTCCCTGTGGTCATCCTGGGGACTGTGCGGAGGGCCATGTGGAAAGTTGGGAGCCAAGAGCAGAACTCGCTATGTGCGTGTTCAGCCTGCAAACAATGGGACTCCCTGTCCCGAGCTTGAAGAAGAGGCTGAGTGTGCCCCAGATAACTGTGTCTAA